A window of Deltaproteobacteria bacterium contains these coding sequences:
- a CDS encoding TIGR00374 family protein: AILITSLAFFIPGNLGVQDGGNILLTMGLHLGAILGATFSVIRRLREGFWLAVGLVVLAYET; the protein is encoded by the coding sequence GGCGATTCTGATCACCTCGCTGGCCTTTTTTATTCCCGGCAATCTGGGGGTTCAGGACGGAGGCAATATCTTATTGACCATGGGACTCCACCTGGGGGCCATTCTGGGGGCCACTTTCAGCGTCATCCGCCGCCTGCGGGAAGGCTTTTGGCTGGCCGTCGGTCTGGTGGTATTGGCTTATGAGACATAA